One stretch of Rosistilla oblonga DNA includes these proteins:
- a CDS encoding glycosyltransferase family 4 protein: protein MWRKDPVLRVGKQLRGLEGTPLVVHYLDVALELESIIRSQRHPCVVHCHGADFDWGLSNDNGENLRDAKAYRDACLGLAPYVMLIANSNYTRTQLVEAGFPSDRVVVNHFGIEVPAVLSEVSSRSPMKILYLGRLVDCKGPDLLIRAFALACSGGLDAELTIAGDGPMRDRCEALAREQDCYNRIHFLGTVSSDQGNRLRCEADVFTAHNCTGASSGRVETFGVSILEAMAHGLPVVTGESGGVVDMIESGVNGFLFEPGDISRHAELLCRLGGDLTERRRVGEAARNTVRAKFSVESETKTLERIVEIAERLAEAGSEAHDG, encoded by the coding sequence TTGTGGCGCAAGGATCCGGTGCTACGAGTCGGCAAGCAACTTCGAGGGTTGGAAGGGACACCACTGGTCGTTCACTATCTGGATGTAGCGTTAGAATTAGAGTCGATCATTCGCTCTCAGCGTCATCCTTGTGTTGTGCATTGCCATGGTGCTGATTTTGATTGGGGGCTGTCAAATGATAACGGGGAAAACTTGCGTGACGCTAAAGCATATAGAGACGCTTGTCTTGGTCTTGCTCCCTATGTGATGTTAATTGCAAATTCAAATTACACTCGAACCCAACTGGTCGAGGCTGGTTTTCCTTCTGACCGCGTTGTCGTCAACCACTTTGGGATCGAAGTGCCAGCTGTTTTGTCGGAGGTTTCGAGTCGTTCTCCCATGAAGATTCTGTACTTGGGGAGATTGGTGGACTGTAAGGGGCCTGACCTCCTGATACGTGCGTTTGCTTTAGCATGTAGCGGGGGGTTGGACGCGGAACTCACCATTGCTGGAGACGGGCCAATGAGAGACCGCTGTGAGGCCTTGGCTCGCGAGCAGGATTGCTATAATCGGATTCACTTTCTCGGCACCGTTTCAAGTGATCAAGGGAATCGTTTGCGTTGTGAAGCCGACGTGTTTACTGCGCATAATTGTACGGGGGCATCGTCGGGGAGGGTTGAGACTTTTGGTGTTAGTATTCTCGAGGCAATGGCTCATGGGTTGCCCGTTGTGACAGGTGAATCCGGAGGAGTCGTCGATATGATAGAGAGTGGCGTAAATGGCTTTCTTTTTGAGCCGGGCGATATTTCTCGGCATGCCGAATTGTTGTGCCGGCTTGGTGGCGATTTGACGGAAAGGCGACGGGTTGGAGAAGCGGCGAGGAACACTGTAAGAGCAAAATTTAGCGTCGAGAGTGAAACAAAAACCTTGGAGCGTATCGTGGAAATCGCTGAACGGTTAGCCGAAGCTGGAAGTGAGGCGCACGATGGTTAG
- a CDS encoding glycosyltransferase family 2 protein: MNYEERIERFNMRSDSVSVVIPCYNGESFIEETLRSVLGQTHKPTEIWVIDDGSTDASAEVAASVDDRVQVVRQENAGEAVARNHGIRLSTGDWIAFCDADDLWEPGKLERQLQGLAKDDALASCTGFFNFGDISDVHAPDGLQGYFSIEDVIRGIPSNMSTFLIRSECCPRFREGVSYGEDTLFFLDVVLRGALLYVSEPLVGYRRHAAGQSRFKATQLYRYLAKREWITRHAPSLGEDRAASCHFLNDNVFTCILDAAYYSRRMDHYVSLSRACRKETLPRSVESAASRVVLPGFVFRLYDRVMGMIGR, encoded by the coding sequence GTGAACTATGAAGAAAGGATCGAGCGATTTAACATGAGGAGTGATAGCGTATCAGTCGTAATTCCGTGTTATAACGGTGAGTCGTTTATTGAAGAAACACTTCGGTCAGTATTGGGGCAAACGCACAAGCCAACAGAGATTTGGGTCATTGACGATGGCAGTACTGATGCATCCGCTGAAGTGGCAGCGTCGGTAGATGATCGGGTGCAAGTCGTTCGTCAGGAAAACGCTGGTGAGGCAGTTGCCCGCAATCACGGGATCAGACTCAGTACCGGTGATTGGATCGCATTTTGTGACGCAGATGATCTGTGGGAGCCCGGGAAATTAGAGCGTCAACTCCAAGGATTAGCTAAAGACGATGCCCTGGCGTCGTGTACAGGTTTTTTTAACTTTGGTGACATCTCTGATGTGCATGCTCCCGATGGACTTCAAGGTTACTTTAGTATCGAGGACGTCATTCGGGGCATTCCATCGAATATGTCAACTTTTTTGATCCGGTCTGAGTGTTGTCCGCGATTCCGAGAAGGTGTCTCTTACGGTGAAGATACTCTGTTTTTTCTCGATGTAGTACTTCGTGGAGCGTTGCTCTACGTATCGGAACCGCTGGTTGGGTATCGTCGCCACGCAGCTGGGCAGAGTCGATTCAAAGCAACTCAATTGTATAGGTATTTGGCAAAACGTGAATGGATAACACGTCATGCACCTTCGTTAGGAGAGGATCGTGCCGCAAGTTGCCATTTTCTCAATGATAATGTGTTTACTTGTATTCTCGACGCCGCTTATTATTCCCGTAGGATGGACCATTATGTTAGCCTTTCCCGTGCCTGTCGCAAAGAAACCCTCCCACGTTCTGTGGAATCGGCGGCAAGTCGGGTGGTGTTGCCGGGCTTTGTGTTCCGTCTCTACGACCGAGTGATGGGTATGATTGGACGCTAG
- a CDS encoding class I SAM-dependent methyltransferase: protein MKIVLFFVFGVSIVNAFAAALGVVPPFWGCTAAFVLFVFGCGMVAARFNVALWELRAGQHDLLARKHLTDSATIAAVDVNAVLAVRERFPGLQIPTSTWSMTFPNLLLLIDVLDTYRPRNVVEFGSGISTLCVASWLKEAGRGNLLSVDHDPEWAEITTRHLGKRSCDAIANVIVTPLNEQSYFGKKVNWYDLESHLSSIGGDVDLVIVDGPPNGSKGAGYARIPAIEALAGKLAPDAIIVLDDAAREGETKIFEAWEERYGILQATRVNTGTGFAVIKLAAAPFSSS, encoded by the coding sequence GTGAAAATAGTTTTATTCTTTGTGTTTGGCGTTTCCATTGTCAACGCTTTTGCTGCTGCATTGGGGGTAGTGCCGCCTTTTTGGGGGTGCACTGCTGCATTTGTATTGTTTGTTTTCGGATGCGGAATGGTCGCCGCGCGATTTAATGTCGCTTTGTGGGAATTGCGTGCCGGGCAACATGATTTGCTGGCGCGTAAGCATTTGACTGATTCTGCCACAATAGCAGCGGTCGACGTAAACGCTGTGTTGGCAGTCCGTGAACGATTTCCAGGGCTCCAGATTCCGACGTCGACTTGGTCGATGACGTTTCCCAATCTTTTGCTCCTTATCGATGTGTTAGACACGTACAGGCCTCGTAACGTTGTAGAATTCGGTTCCGGTATATCAACGCTTTGTGTGGCGAGTTGGCTGAAAGAGGCAGGGCGTGGTAATCTCCTGTCGGTGGACCACGATCCGGAGTGGGCGGAAATAACAACTAGGCATCTTGGAAAGCGTAGCTGCGATGCCATTGCCAACGTGATTGTTACGCCTTTAAACGAACAAAGTTATTTTGGGAAAAAGGTAAATTGGTACGATCTTGAATCGCACCTTAGTAGTATTGGAGGTGATGTAGACCTTGTCATCGTCGATGGTCCTCCTAATGGATCCAAGGGGGCGGGGTATGCTCGAATTCCGGCAATTGAAGCACTCGCTGGCAAGCTCGCCCCAGACGCTATCATCGTGTTGGATGATGCTGCAAGAGAGGGGGAGACAAAGATTTTTGAAGCCTGGGAGGAACGCTATGGTATATTGCAAGCTACACGAGTAAACACAGGTACTGGATTCGCGGTTATCAAGTTGGCTGCGGCGCCGTTTTCCTCGTCTTAA
- a CDS encoding ABC transporter ATP-binding protein, whose amino-acid sequence MSRPIISVENLSKAYRLGLKEEVPDTMADALKGVLRSPLKKLQRLRRLSTTKVEDHDDQEDTLWALKDVSFEVNEGDVLGIIGRNGAGKSTLLKILSRITEPTSGRAVIRGRVSSLLEVGTGFHPELSGRDNIYMNGTILGMTKREIDRKFDEIVDFSGVEKFLDTPTKRYSSGMQVRLAFAVAAHLEPEILIIDEVLAVGDAEFQRRCMGKMQSVAESGRTVIFVSHNLDAVETLCDRAVEVRRGQVASVGVTGDVMLKYRNSIIKNNEPEQLKRLASAAYLRSAHIIDKDHAVIHSIAVESDLMVLLRFKKQLPAQSFRIGIGIDSIRGQRMLTCFSTDSFGLGNDISSSDDVLSVVQRLPLTPGDYTLTVGISSKGKQLDLISEIAPFTIVDGVSLSTSKRTHPGVCIAKSEWRRCNNRCEP is encoded by the coding sequence ATGTCACGCCCGATCATCTCTGTCGAAAACCTTTCCAAAGCCTACCGACTAGGTTTAAAGGAAGAGGTCCCCGATACCATGGCAGACGCCCTGAAGGGAGTTCTTCGATCCCCGCTGAAAAAACTGCAGCGTTTGCGACGGCTCAGCACGACCAAAGTCGAAGATCACGATGATCAGGAAGATACGCTTTGGGCGTTGAAAGACGTTTCGTTCGAAGTCAATGAAGGTGATGTCTTAGGGATCATTGGCCGCAACGGAGCAGGCAAAAGCACTCTGTTAAAGATCCTCAGCCGGATCACCGAGCCGACAAGTGGTCGGGCGGTGATACGAGGTCGTGTCAGCAGTTTGTTAGAGGTCGGGACCGGCTTCCATCCGGAACTCTCCGGCCGCGACAACATCTATATGAACGGTACGATCTTGGGGATGACCAAACGCGAGATCGATCGCAAGTTCGACGAGATCGTCGACTTTTCAGGAGTTGAGAAATTCCTCGACACGCCGACAAAACGCTATTCGTCGGGCATGCAGGTCAGGCTCGCCTTTGCAGTTGCTGCGCATCTTGAGCCTGAAATCTTGATTATCGACGAAGTTCTTGCTGTCGGAGACGCGGAATTCCAAAGAAGATGTATGGGGAAGATGCAAAGTGTGGCCGAGAGTGGTAGGACTGTGATTTTTGTAAGTCATAACTTAGACGCAGTGGAAACGTTATGTGATCGCGCTGTTGAGGTGAGACGCGGCCAGGTTGCGTCTGTCGGAGTCACTGGCGATGTGATGCTAAAATATAGAAACAGTATAATTAAAAACAATGAACCCGAGCAGCTGAAACGACTTGCGTCGGCAGCCTATTTGCGGTCGGCACATATCATCGATAAAGACCATGCTGTGATACATTCAATCGCGGTAGAATCCGACTTGATGGTCCTACTGCGTTTTAAAAAACAGTTGCCTGCACAATCTTTTCGCATCGGAATCGGCATTGACAGCATCAGAGGTCAGCGAATGCTAACCTGCTTTTCAACTGATTCATTTGGTTTGGGCAATGACATTTCATCGTCCGATGATGTGCTGTCGGTTGTTCAGCGACTTCCTTTAACGCCAGGGGACTATACGCTGACAGTCGGAATTTCGAGCAAAGGTAAGCAATTAGATTTGATATCGGAAATTGCTCCATTTACTATCGTCGACGGCGTAAGCTTGAGTACAAGCAAAAGGACGCATCCTGGAGTGTGCATCGCAAAGAGCGAGTGGCGTCGTTGCAACAATCGTTGTGAACCGTAA
- a CDS encoding ABC transporter permease, translated as MSSTIETTQKIPSTGSGDETNDEERFEYELIIERRKGLQLLDWKELVAYRDLFRFLIWRQIKVRYAQSAIGIGWAIIQPVFSMVIFTIVFGRLAKVDSDGVPYALFSFAALVPWTYFSNAVNDGVASLVSEANMLRKIYFPRLLLPLSAVAAKLLDFAIAMLVLVALMVAYRHPPGMGIVMLPLLVLLMSLSAAAISIWLTALAVQYRDVKHGMGFVIQIAMYASPVVYPTSLVPAEYRLLYALNPMVGVIEGFRSALLGTQSMPWDLIAVGTVSATLMFISGLAFFRSKEKIFADVA; from the coding sequence ATGTCATCAACTATCGAAACAACACAGAAAATTCCATCAACTGGCTCCGGTGACGAAACGAACGACGAAGAGCGATTCGAATATGAATTGATCATCGAGCGGCGGAAGGGCTTGCAGTTGTTGGATTGGAAGGAGTTGGTCGCCTATCGCGATCTGTTTCGCTTCCTTATATGGCGGCAAATCAAAGTCCGTTACGCCCAAAGCGCGATCGGTATCGGATGGGCGATCATTCAACCGGTCTTCTCGATGGTCATCTTTACGATCGTCTTTGGCCGCTTGGCGAAGGTCGACAGCGATGGCGTCCCTTATGCCCTGTTCAGCTTTGCGGCGCTTGTTCCTTGGACCTATTTTTCCAACGCGGTCAACGATGGCGTGGCGTCGTTGGTAAGCGAAGCCAACATGTTACGGAAGATCTATTTCCCAAGGCTGTTGCTGCCGCTGTCGGCGGTGGCAGCCAAGTTGTTGGATTTTGCAATCGCGATGTTAGTGCTGGTTGCACTGATGGTTGCCTATCGTCATCCGCCCGGTATGGGCATCGTGATGTTGCCGCTGTTGGTGTTGTTGATGTCCCTTTCGGCGGCGGCGATCAGCATTTGGTTGACTGCGCTTGCGGTCCAGTACCGCGATGTCAAACATGGAATGGGATTTGTGATCCAGATCGCGATGTATGCATCCCCCGTCGTCTACCCGACCAGTTTGGTGCCAGCAGAATACCGCTTGCTCTACGCCCTGAACCCGATGGTGGGCGTGATCGAAGGTTTCCGTAGCGCTCTACTGGGAACTCAATCGATGCCTTGGGATCTGATCGCTGTTGGCACTGTCTCTGCAACGTTGATGTTCATCAGCGGTTTGGCATTCTTCCGCAGCAAAGAGAAAATATTCGCCGACGTCGCTTAG
- a CDS encoding acyltransferase, which translates to MKPAIKATFRLLAALAVLPLAITHQILGRIVGPDGSLETHTQLLAWLPGTLGSYLRVAFCRTALEYCSASATIGFGTLLSKVGARIEANVYIGPRCMLGLVTLQQDVLLGPAVQIPSGPQTHGTARLDIPIRQQPGTQVRVTVGRDSWIGAGAIVLADVGDQTIVGAGSIVTKPTASRVVVVGNPAAPLYDRPSATNLTPGPVANLK; encoded by the coding sequence TTGAAACCCGCAATCAAAGCAACGTTCCGCCTGCTCGCAGCGCTTGCCGTTCTTCCGCTGGCGATCACGCACCAGATCCTCGGCCGGATCGTCGGTCCCGACGGATCGCTCGAAACCCATACCCAGTTATTGGCGTGGCTTCCGGGGACGCTGGGCAGCTATCTGCGTGTTGCGTTTTGTCGAACCGCCTTGGAGTATTGTTCTGCTTCGGCAACGATAGGTTTTGGCACCCTGTTATCCAAGGTGGGAGCACGGATCGAAGCCAACGTCTACATCGGGCCTCGCTGCATGCTGGGGTTGGTGACGCTGCAGCAGGACGTGTTATTGGGCCCCGCAGTCCAAATTCCCAGTGGTCCGCAGACGCATGGCACCGCAAGACTGGACATCCCGATCCGCCAGCAACCGGGAACCCAGGTCCGCGTGACCGTCGGACGCGATAGCTGGATCGGCGCAGGAGCGATCGTATTGGCCGACGTCGGCGACCAGACAATCGTTGGCGCCGGTAGCATCGTCACCAAACCAACAGCATCCCGCGTCGTAGTGGTAGGAAATCCCGCCGCCCCTCTATACGACCGCCCATCCGCAACTAATCTAACCCCTGGACCTGTTGCAAACTTAAAGTGA
- a CDS encoding glycosyltransferase — MSLPSSNSSNSSHPSTSVDRRRATPIRVGFVMHVMQVAGAEVLVKQIIERLEDQIEPTVFCLDALGELGQQLRDAGVPVVVLDRRPGLDRNVPRRLAAEVRNRGIDLLHAHQYTPFFYSALARLLHRAPVKILFTEHGRHYPDIVSPKRRWANRLLLQRYADVTTACCDFSTRALQQIEGFSAAVTLVNGVDLGQLPPRGDQASQADLRRRLGLDLDRPYAACIARFHPVKDHAMLIRGWQLVHQQRPDARLLLVGDGPERESIESLVQQLARTSSPSCPASQTFPDSIEFWGIRSDVADILRAVDLFTLTSVSEAASLTLLEAMASQCPAVVTDVGGNGEHVSEGVEGFLVPRGDHESLANRCGELFDNPKQTQAMGAAARARVIEKFDLQQTIAAYHRHYQSLAPTKTPQP, encoded by the coding sequence ATGTCTCTCCCTAGCTCCAATTCGTCAAATTCCTCGCATCCATCGACCTCAGTCGATCGGCGCCGCGCCACGCCGATCCGCGTCGGGTTTGTGATGCATGTGATGCAGGTCGCAGGGGCGGAGGTGTTGGTGAAACAGATCATCGAGCGTCTGGAAGACCAAATCGAACCGACGGTCTTCTGTTTGGATGCTCTGGGGGAATTGGGACAACAGCTGCGGGATGCAGGTGTTCCGGTTGTCGTTTTGGATCGCAGGCCGGGCCTAGATCGCAACGTTCCCCGTCGGTTGGCTGCGGAAGTTCGCAATCGCGGCATCGATCTGCTGCATGCCCACCAATACACACCCTTTTTCTACTCTGCCCTGGCCCGCTTGCTACATCGGGCTCCGGTGAAAATTCTGTTTACCGAACACGGGCGGCACTACCCCGATATCGTCTCGCCCAAGCGGCGTTGGGCGAACCGGTTGCTGTTGCAACGTTATGCCGACGTGACAACCGCCTGCTGCGACTTCAGCACCCGGGCGTTGCAGCAGATCGAAGGTTTTTCCGCGGCTGTCACGTTGGTCAATGGAGTCGACCTTGGGCAGTTGCCACCACGCGGTGACCAGGCGTCACAAGCCGACCTGCGGCGTCGATTGGGGCTCGATCTCGATCGTCCCTACGCCGCCTGTATCGCGCGGTTTCATCCCGTCAAAGATCACGCCATGCTGATTCGCGGCTGGCAGCTTGTCCATCAACAGCGGCCCGACGCCCGGTTGCTGTTAGTCGGCGACGGCCCCGAACGCGAATCGATCGAATCGCTTGTACAGCAACTCGCCCGCACCTCATCCCCTTCATGCCCCGCGTCCCAAACGTTCCCAGATTCGATTGAATTTTGGGGGATCCGATCCGATGTGGCGGACATTCTTCGGGCCGTCGATCTGTTCACCCTGACTAGTGTTAGCGAAGCGGCATCGTTGACGTTGTTGGAAGCGATGGCCAGCCAGTGCCCTGCCGTTGTGACCGACGTCGGGGGGAATGGCGAACATGTAAGCGAAGGCGTCGAAGGTTTTCTCGTCCCGCGAGGCGATCACGAATCGTTGGCCAACCGCTGCGGGGAACTGTTTGACAACCCGAAACAAACGCAAGCGATGGGCGCAGCGGCGCGAGCGCGGGTGATCGAGAAATTCGACCTGCAGCAAACGATCGCAGCCTACCACCGACACTACCAATCGCTCGCCCCCACCAAAACTCCCCAACCCTAG
- a CDS encoding TIGR03087 family PEP-CTERM/XrtA system glycosyltransferase encodes MNALGFENKASSAAADEPAPSQNRRRRILMLTHRVPYPPDRGDRIRSWNILQHLSKECDVSLACVSDEPICPDARQRLESVCDRVAIAPLGKRTQWLRAGASAVRGDALTAGLFYSSALAKTVDRWADSDSFDSVFVYCSGMLRYVRSRPLCNLPKVVDLVDVDSQKFHAYADNANFWKRVIYRTEARRVGRLEHEAVRTSQAVTLVSDAEADVLRTRLASGGHAIHGVPNGVDTTYFAPQTSDATAIDTRSNRGENPKLAFVGVMNYPPNVAAVQWFLEHVWSGLRREIPGITFDIIGKHPSPAVNKLAQLPGVLVTGAVPDVRPYLRSADIVIAPLQIARGIQNKVLEAMAMGKPVIASPHAATGIDAVDGQHLRIAETADQWAQQVVALCRDRSQCERIARDARQLVCQRYTWPATLAGFDSLLQPGRPAANVS; translated from the coding sequence ATGAACGCACTCGGTTTCGAAAACAAAGCCTCCTCTGCTGCCGCCGATGAGCCTGCGCCATCGCAGAATCGGCGTCGCCGGATCTTGATGTTAACCCATCGCGTTCCCTATCCGCCCGATCGCGGCGATCGAATCCGTTCGTGGAATATTCTGCAGCATCTGTCGAAAGAGTGCGACGTTTCGCTGGCCTGTGTTTCCGACGAACCGATCTGCCCCGACGCCCGTCAGCGGCTCGAATCGGTCTGTGATCGCGTTGCGATCGCACCGTTGGGGAAACGGACCCAGTGGTTGCGGGCGGGAGCGTCGGCGGTTCGCGGCGATGCCCTCACCGCAGGCCTCTTTTATTCGTCGGCATTGGCGAAAACTGTCGATCGCTGGGCCGACAGCGATTCGTTTGATTCGGTCTTTGTCTACTGCAGCGGCATGTTGCGGTATGTCCGATCGCGGCCGCTGTGCAACCTGCCCAAAGTCGTCGACTTGGTCGATGTCGACAGCCAGAAATTTCACGCTTACGCCGATAACGCCAACTTTTGGAAACGCGTGATCTACCGCACCGAAGCTCGACGCGTGGGGCGTTTGGAACACGAAGCGGTCCGCACATCGCAAGCTGTCACCCTGGTCAGCGACGCCGAAGCGGATGTGCTGAGAACTCGTCTGGCCTCCGGCGGCCACGCGATTCATGGCGTTCCCAACGGTGTCGATACCACGTATTTCGCCCCACAAACCTCCGACGCCACCGCGATCGATACTCGGTCTAATCGTGGCGAAAACCCGAAGCTTGCCTTTGTTGGGGTGATGAATTACCCGCCCAATGTCGCCGCGGTGCAGTGGTTTTTGGAACATGTGTGGAGCGGTTTGCGACGGGAGATTCCGGGAATCACTTTCGACATCATCGGCAAACATCCCAGCCCTGCTGTCAACAAGCTCGCCCAATTGCCTGGCGTCCTGGTCACCGGTGCGGTCCCCGACGTGCGACCCTATCTGCGGTCCGCTGATATCGTGATTGCACCGCTACAGATCGCTCGCGGCATCCAAAACAAAGTCCTCGAGGCGATGGCGATGGGGAAACCGGTGATCGCGTCCCCTCACGCGGCGACCGGAATCGACGCCGTCGATGGCCAGCACCTGCGGATCGCCGAGACTGCCGACCAATGGGCTCAACAGGTTGTCGCCCTTTGTCGCGATCGATCGCAGTGCGAAAGGATTGCCCGCGACGCGCGGCAATTGGTCTGCCAACGCTACACCTGGCCCGCCACCCTGGCCGGATTCGATAGCTTGCTGCAACCCGGGCGACCGGCGGCAAACGTATCCTGA
- a CDS encoding XrtA system polysaccharide deacetylase, which yields MTSSKHTTDASNAIAPDAETTLNPNILTVDVEDYFQVSGFEHRIKRSEWEALPSRVEANTDRLLQLFEDCNVRGTFFVLGWVAHRNPELLRRIAAAGHELASHGYWHQLVYNLTPQQFRHDIRDSRSAIADATGQAVNAYRAPSFSITAKSMWAFEILAEEGFTVDSSVFPIRHDRYGVPDGRQEIHERQTAAGTIVEIPPSVALLGPLKIPVGGGYFRMFPIAMTMYAMRTIQNGQNPSMLYLHPWEVDPEQPRIAGVGFRSRFRHYIGLRRTEQRLKHVLQKFRFAPVCDVLKQWNDSEVAKTQSLRSIET from the coding sequence TTGACTTCATCCAAACACACAACCGATGCTTCTAACGCCATCGCACCCGATGCGGAAACGACTTTGAATCCCAACATCCTGACCGTCGACGTCGAAGACTATTTTCAAGTCTCGGGGTTCGAACATCGCATTAAACGCAGCGAATGGGAAGCGTTGCCCAGTCGTGTCGAAGCCAACACCGATCGGCTGCTGCAGTTGTTTGAAGACTGCAACGTGCGGGGCACCTTTTTTGTTCTCGGCTGGGTCGCCCATCGCAATCCCGAACTCCTGCGACGGATCGCCGCCGCCGGGCATGAACTGGCCTCCCACGGCTATTGGCATCAACTGGTTTACAACCTCACGCCCCAACAATTTCGCCACGATATTCGCGACAGCCGATCGGCGATTGCCGATGCCACCGGGCAAGCAGTCAACGCCTACCGGGCTCCTAGTTTTTCGATCACAGCGAAATCGATGTGGGCCTTTGAGATCTTGGCGGAAGAAGGTTTTACTGTCGACAGCAGCGTCTTCCCGATCCGTCACGATCGCTATGGCGTCCCCGATGGCCGACAAGAGATCCACGAACGCCAGACAGCCGCCGGTACGATCGTCGAGATCCCACCATCGGTCGCCCTGCTGGGACCGCTGAAGATTCCCGTTGGCGGCGGATACTTTCGGATGTTCCCGATCGCCATGACGATGTACGCAATGCGGACGATTCAAAACGGCCAAAACCCTTCGATGCTGTATCTTCATCCGTGGGAGGTCGATCCGGAACAACCTCGCATCGCCGGGGTCGGATTCCGCAGCCGATTCCGCCATTACATCGGTCTGCGTCGCACCGAACAGCGGCTGAAACACGTTTTGCAAAAATTCCGTTTCGCCCCCGTGTGCGACGTCCTGAAGCAATGGAACGACAGCGAGGTGGCGAAGACGCAATCGCTTCGTTCGATCGAAACATGA
- a CDS encoding sugar transferase, with protein sequence MLTIEELLPEAAYLDEASDSPPLALPRRHRRYRYFIRKNRLERVVGTGLLVLTAPLIAVCWAIVRLTSKGPGIFQQKRVGRGGEIFWVYKLRTMRIDAEANGPQWSSDRDPRVTTVGHVLRKLHLDELPQLVNVMRGEMALVGPRPERPEFVEFLREEIAGYERRLIVRPGITGLAQINLPPDSDLRSVERKQTLDLEHIDHANAWLDLRMILLTALRVCFLRGRWLTYCMGLDRSKLLQHLPATNANSPTVSLQELLEASQRRKEWAATHTDEVWEQTVARIDPGSPVAVRPR encoded by the coding sequence ATGCTGACAATTGAAGAACTCTTGCCCGAAGCGGCTTATCTGGATGAGGCAAGCGATAGCCCGCCGCTGGCGCTGCCGCGACGTCATCGCCGCTATCGCTACTTTATCCGCAAAAACCGTTTGGAGCGGGTCGTTGGGACCGGATTATTGGTGCTCACCGCACCTCTGATTGCTGTCTGTTGGGCGATCGTCCGGCTGACCTCCAAGGGCCCAGGAATCTTTCAACAGAAACGTGTTGGCCGTGGGGGAGAGATCTTTTGGGTCTATAAACTGCGGACGATGCGGATCGATGCCGAAGCCAATGGCCCACAATGGTCTTCCGATCGCGATCCTAGGGTTACCACGGTTGGCCACGTGCTGCGGAAACTGCATCTGGACGAACTGCCACAATTGGTCAACGTCATGCGTGGCGAGATGGCGTTGGTGGGGCCCCGTCCAGAACGCCCTGAATTCGTCGAATTCCTACGAGAGGAGATCGCGGGATACGAGCGGCGGTTGATCGTCCGCCCCGGGATCACCGGTCTGGCACAGATCAACCTTCCTCCCGACAGCGACCTCCGCAGCGTCGAACGAAAACAGACGCTCGATTTGGAGCATATCGATCACGCAAACGCTTGGCTCGACTTGCGGATGATCTTGTTGACCGCGTTGCGAGTCTGTTTTCTCCGCGGCCGATGGTTGACCTATTGCATGGGGCTCGATCGCTCCAAACTGTTGCAGCACCTGCCCGCCACCAACGCCAACAGTCCAACTGTTTCGTTGCAAGAGCTTTTGGAAGCATCGCAGCGGCGTAAAGAATGGGCCGCGACACACACCGACGAAGTTTGGGAACAGACAGTCGCCCGAATCGATCCAGGTTCGCCAGTCGCTGTCCGCCCGCGTTAG
- a CDS encoding exosortase-associated EpsI family protein — protein MSIPLSTTTDLEPIAGTDGNGGGAGSSGLKMRSRTVALVVCLSLILLSGLFHGLLDGRWQPKTDLKLVGDRLQTLPTTCGQWERVSTSELDPQAQQILQCYGSIVHEYRKRSTDDRVNVAVMFGPRGPIAVHTPEVCYSSQGTEPAGTRVAETIDEDRPNDQLWRVQFRRTEAEQPHLDVWYGWSDGTQWYAAEYPRVWMTDRLYKIQVAGTPPVMGQEPPVKDFLRSFLPELDAHAFASTESL, from the coding sequence ATGTCGATACCACTAAGTACAACAACCGACCTTGAACCGATCGCCGGGACCGATGGAAATGGCGGCGGAGCAGGATCCTCCGGCCTGAAGATGCGGTCGCGGACCGTGGCTCTGGTCGTCTGCCTGTCGCTGATTCTCCTCTCCGGTCTTTTTCATGGACTCTTGGACGGCCGCTGGCAACCCAAGACAGATCTGAAATTGGTGGGGGATCGTTTGCAAACATTGCCGACCACATGTGGCCAGTGGGAACGTGTCTCCACGTCCGAGCTCGATCCCCAGGCGCAACAGATTCTGCAGTGCTACGGATCGATAGTTCACGAGTACCGAAAGCGATCGACGGATGATCGTGTTAACGTTGCCGTGATGTTTGGCCCGCGCGGCCCGATCGCTGTTCACACCCCCGAAGTCTGTTACAGCAGCCAAGGGACTGAACCGGCGGGAACCCGAGTCGCCGAAACGATCGACGAAGATCGCCCCAACGATCAGTTGTGGCGGGTCCAGTTCCGTCGCACCGAAGCGGAACAACCACATTTGGATGTGTGGTACGGATGGAGCGATGGAACGCAGTGGTACGCAGCAGAGTACCCGCGGGTCTGGATGACCGATCGGTTGTACAAGATCCAGGTTGCCGGGACCCCGCCAGTAATGGGGCAGGAACCACCAGTGAAAGATTTCCTCCGCAGCTTTCTTCCTGAACTCGACGCGCACGCTTTCGCGTCGACGGAAAGCTTGTAA